In one Planctomycetota bacterium genomic region, the following are encoded:
- a CDS encoding DUF2341 domain-containing protein: MKLLRHLNNYKKTKVMGCCSLIIGVFCFFILTSCFSIQYPLNWLKGFNYRVPFTITESGGYTLKDYQIKLEIQGQDANKPNYMDFSRISPNGNDVKITDNENRPINFWIQSWNNATKQATIWVKVPEIFSYRKAVVHLYYAPSASQKPVSDFTSTMAKLKTDDETRGLWHMDESTRDSSRHNNHAKVTKTGRLGKDGGQFGDDHSTNFTKGDALTFNGKDDFVQIPFRSSLDFNGTSKISIEAWIKPATLTDYTPVIYKPGSYALYIMADGKLCTYIYGPRPENYYSSESAVKAGDWSHITLTYDNEYLRFYINGSPDNKIALTGDLISCLDRIHGVEYQKSDLYFGIDLMPPGPNYFSGAMDEIRILSRVLGDGEIKADYQRRQYCPAGPTIEIGQEEAENSKSQ, from the coding sequence ATGAAACTATTAAGACATCTCAATAACTATAAAAAAACCAAAGTGATGGGTTGTTGCTCATTAATCATTGGTGTTTTTTGCTTCTTCATCTTGACCTCTTGTTTCTCAATACAGTATCCGTTAAATTGGCTTAAAGGATTCAACTACCGCGTGCCATTCACCATTACCGAATCAGGCGGCTATACGCTTAAAGATTACCAGATAAAGCTGGAAATCCAGGGGCAGGATGCAAACAAGCCCAACTACATGGATTTCAGCCGCATTAGCCCTAATGGAAACGATGTAAAAATCACCGATAACGAAAACCGACCGATAAATTTCTGGATTCAGTCATGGAATAATGCGACCAAACAAGCGACCATCTGGGTAAAAGTCCCGGAAATATTCTCCTACCGCAAAGCCGTGGTTCATCTTTATTACGCGCCATCGGCCAGCCAGAAACCGGTATCGGATTTCACCAGCACTATGGCAAAGCTTAAAACGGACGACGAAACACGTGGTTTGTGGCACATGGACGAATCCACACGGGATAGTTCCCGCCATAACAACCACGCCAAAGTAACCAAAACCGGGCGATTAGGAAAAGACGGCGGGCAATTTGGCGATGACCATTCAACCAATTTCACTAAAGGCGACGCGCTTACCTTCAACGGGAAAGATGATTTCGTCCAAATACCATTCCGCTCCAGCCTCGATTTCAACGGAACAAGCAAAATATCCATCGAAGCCTGGATAAAACCTGCTACCCTAACAGACTATACACCGGTCATATATAAACCGGGCAGTTACGCGCTCTACATCATGGCGGACGGAAAACTCTGCACCTATATTTACGGGCCCAGGCCGGAGAATTATTATTCGTCGGAAAGCGCCGTCAAGGCAGGCGACTGGTCGCATATCACGCTTACCTATGATAACGAATATTTAAGGTTTTATATTAATGGCAGCCCCGATAACAAAATCGCACTGACGGGTGATTTGATATCCTGCCTGGACAGAATACACGGCGTGGAATACCAGAAATCTGATTTATATTTCGGGATAGACCTGATGCCGCCGGGTCCCAATTATTTTTCCGGGGCGATGGATGAGATACGGATATTGAGCCGGGTGCTTGGCGACGGCGAAATCAAAGCGGATTACCAGCGCAGGCAATATTGCCCGGCAGGTCCGACGATTGAAATCGGGCAGGAAGAAGCAGAAAACTCTAAATCCCAATGA
- a CDS encoding glycosyltransferase family 2 protein → MNPPVSACVVCFNEKDNIKKCLESVKWCDEIIVVDSGSTDGTVEICRQYTDKVHHNKWPGFVAQKNHALDLATNDWVLSLDADEYLSDELQSEIKSIWEKGEVTVNAGFYAPRKTFYLGRWILHGGWYPDYKLRLWKKSLGKWDGIDPHDRVELKEGKTVKLNHPIIHNNYIDLSDQLETVNKFSSTAAQALIKEGKSFCLINLIFRPPVKFIENYFFKLGLIDGMAGLIIAVNSAFYVFNKYAKMWELKKKDK, encoded by the coding sequence ATGAATCCGCCTGTTTCAGCCTGTGTCGTATGTTTCAACGAAAAAGACAATATCAAGAAGTGCCTAGAAAGCGTAAAGTGGTGCGATGAAATTATCGTGGTTGATTCCGGCAGCACCGACGGCACGGTGGAAATCTGCCGCCAGTACACGGATAAAGTCCATCATAACAAATGGCCCGGATTCGTCGCACAGAAAAACCATGCACTTGACTTGGCAACTAACGACTGGGTATTATCATTGGATGCCGATGAATACCTTTCCGATGAACTCCAAAGTGAAATCAAATCTATCTGGGAAAAAGGCGAGGTGACAGTCAATGCCGGATTCTATGCGCCAAGGAAAACATTCTATCTGGGCAGGTGGATTCTCCACGGCGGATGGTATCCGGATTACAAACTCAGGCTGTGGAAAAAAAGCCTGGGCAAATGGGATGGGATTGACCCGCATGACCGTGTTGAACTTAAAGAAGGCAAAACCGTAAAACTAAATCATCCGATTATACATAATAATTACATTGACCTTTCCGACCAGCTTGAAACAGTAAACAAATTCTCCTCCACTGCCGCGCAGGCGCTTATCAAGGAAGGCAAATCTTTCTGCCTTATTAATCTTATCTTCCGCCCGCCTGTCAAATTCATAGAAAACTATTTCTTCAAACTCGGCTTAATTGACGGCATGGCCGGCTTGATTATTGCGGTCAACTCGGCGTTTTATGTGTTTAATAAATACGCCAAAATGTGGGAGTTAAAGAAGAAGGATAAATGA
- the prmC gene encoding peptide chain release factor N(5)-glutamine methyltransferase — MPMKHPAKTISDALRESRLFLARHKIPDANLATEIILAHVLKSYRTYLYRNFYKRLSLRQLSVYNKLTQQHIKGKPISRITGKKEFMSLPFIINRHVLSPRPETELVAEEALRLIQSYPADKLIILDIGTGSGNIAVSVAKLCQNRHLHVFASDTSAQALKIARQNARINGVEKLITFCKGDLFRAFKPFRLGHKADFILTNPPYITPCEYKKLPNSVLKYDPKHALYAKDDGLYYHKQIMEKASRYLRQNGYLLMEMGMGQCENLKKLAAESYNPNQIKILRDYNDIPRMLSIRYN, encoded by the coding sequence ATGCCAATGAAACATCCGGCTAAAACAATTTCTGATGCCCTGCGGGAATCCCGCCTGTTTTTAGCAAGGCATAAAATCCCTGACGCCAACCTTGCAACGGAAATAATACTAGCGCATGTGTTAAAATCATACCGGACTTATTTATACCGCAATTTTTACAAACGACTTTCTTTACGGCAATTATCGGTTTATAATAAACTAACTCAACAACATATCAAAGGTAAGCCTATCTCCAGGATAACCGGTAAAAAGGAATTCATGTCGTTGCCTTTCATAATAAACCGCCATGTTTTAAGCCCGCGCCCGGAAACTGAGTTGGTTGCGGAAGAAGCCTTACGCCTAATCCAATCCTACCCTGCCGATAAATTAATTATATTGGATATCGGCACAGGAAGCGGTAATATTGCCGTATCTGTTGCAAAATTATGCCAAAATAGACATTTACATGTTTTCGCCTCTGATACTTCCGCGCAGGCTTTGAAGATTGCACGGCAAAACGCGCGGATAAACGGAGTTGAAAAACTTATAACTTTCTGTAAAGGGGATTTATTCCGTGCCTTTAAGCCATTCCGACTGGGACATAAGGCTGATTTTATCCTGACAAATCCACCTTACATAACACCTTGTGAATATAAAAAACTGCCCAACAGTGTCCTTAAATACGACCCTAAACACGCGCTTTATGCGAAAGATGATGGTTTATATTACCACAAACAAATCATGGAAAAAGCATCTCGATACCTTCGCCAAAATGGTTATTTATTGATGGAAATGGGAATGGGACAGTGCGAAAATCTTAAGAAACTGGCTGCCGAGTCATATAATCCTAATCAAATTAAAATATTGCGCGATTATAACGACATCCCCCGGATGTTATCCATTCGCTATAACTAA
- a CDS encoding Lrp/AsnC ligand binding domain-containing protein yields the protein MGVGAYVFINVKSGNGMNAVEDIRKVKGVKQAHLVTGLHDVIAYLEANDVNELGKTIVTQLQKVPGVDRTVTCLTVKS from the coding sequence ATGGGAGTAGGCGCATATGTGTTTATCAACGTTAAATCCGGTAACGGCATGAATGCCGTTGAGGATATCCGCAAGGTTAAGGGAGTAAAACAGGCGCATTTAGTGACCGGACTTCATGATGTTATTGCTTACCTTGAGGCGAATGATGTCAATGAATTAGGCAAAACAATCGTGACGCAGCTACAAAAAGTTCCGGGAGTTGACCGGACTGTTACCTGTTTGACCGTAAAATCATAA
- the mce gene encoding methylmalonyl-CoA epimerase has protein sequence MIKLNHIGVAVRKIENTLPFYQNGLGLSPHFEEVLSMKVKTAKLTLDNTVIELIEPMEGNENVAKFIQNKGEGIHHICFEVADIKSAMADMVSKGYKLVYPEPKTGAGGYLVNFFSPKDSSRVLIEICQFANKH, from the coding sequence ATGATAAAACTTAATCATATCGGTGTTGCGGTAAGGAAAATAGAAAACACCCTTCCTTTTTATCAGAATGGATTGGGATTATCACCTCATTTCGAAGAAGTCTTGTCAATGAAGGTCAAAACCGCCAAACTTACATTGGATAATACAGTCATAGAGCTTATTGAGCCGATGGAAGGAAATGAAAACGTGGCAAAATTCATCCAGAACAAGGGGGAAGGAATTCACCATATATGTTTCGAGGTGGCTGATATCAAAAGCGCCATGGCTGATATGGTTTCCAAGGGTTACAAACTCGTTTATCCTGAGCCAAAGACAGGCGCGGGCGGATATCTCGTAAACTTCTTCAGCCCTAAAGACTCTAGCAGAGTATTGATAGAAATCTGCCAATTCGCAAATAAGCATTAA
- the kdsB gene encoding 3-deoxy-manno-octulosonate cytidylyltransferase: MRAIVIIPARYGSIRLPAKVLLDKTGKYLVQHTYEQVLKAKKVSRIIIATDDKRIFKAVKSFGGEVKMTSRKHRSGTDRIAQVARKLKASVIVNLQADEPEISPGAIDLVIKLSDSKGVDMATLACPFKNAKELADPNKVKVLIDDKGFALDFSRQKQSLLKDKTGSSNIKRHIGVYAYKRNKLLLFTKLAPVEREKTERLEQLRAVDNGFRIKTGVLKKGHVGIDTLYDYEDFVKRTCKRK; encoded by the coding sequence ATGAGAGCAATCGTGATTATCCCGGCGCGTTACGGTTCTATCCGGCTGCCTGCAAAAGTGTTGCTGGATAAGACAGGGAAGTATCTAGTCCAGCACACTTACGAACAGGTATTAAAGGCTAAAAAGGTAAGCAGGATTATAATCGCGACTGATGATAAGCGCATCTTTAAGGCGGTTAAGAGCTTTGGAGGCGAGGTTAAGATGACATCACGCAAGCATCGTTCCGGCACAGATCGTATTGCCCAAGTTGCACGGAAATTAAAGGCTTCTGTGATCGTCAACCTGCAGGCGGATGAGCCGGAAATAAGCCCGGGGGCAATCGATTTAGTCATTAAACTGTCCGACAGTAAGGGAGTAGATATGGCAACCTTGGCATGCCCTTTTAAAAACGCTAAAGAACTTGCCGACCCCAATAAAGTAAAAGTCCTGATTGATGATAAAGGGTTTGCGCTGGATTTTTCCAGGCAAAAACAAAGTCTCCTAAAGGATAAAACGGGCAGTTCAAATATCAAGCGGCATATCGGTGTTTATGCATACAAGCGTAATAAGCTATTGCTCTTTACGAAATTAGCACCAGTTGAAAGGGAAAAAACAGAACGTTTGGAGCAATTGCGCGCCGTGGATAACGGTTTCAGGATAAAAACCGGAGTCCTTAAAAAAGGGCATGTCGGTATAGATACACTTTATGATTACGAAGATTTCGTGAAAAGAACGTGTAAAAGGAAATGA
- the rsfS gene encoding ribosome silencing factor, producing MADKKKAGNIVVLDVRKQTFLTDYFMILSGKSTRQNQAIVRDLKETAKAKGINVLGWEGYEEGSWVLLDLGDVVIHMLLEPLRDFYDLESIWAEAPKVKWQKAKPAKSK from the coding sequence TTGGCAGATAAGAAAAAGGCCGGGAATATCGTTGTTCTTGATGTCAGGAAACAGACTTTTCTGACAGATTACTTCATGATTCTTTCCGGTAAAAGCACCCGGCAAAACCAGGCGATTGTCCGCGATTTAAAGGAAACCGCCAAGGCAAAAGGCATTAATGTGTTGGGTTGGGAGGGTTATGAAGAAGGTTCCTGGGTGCTTCTTGATTTGGGCGATGTCGTGATTCACATGCTTTTGGAGCCGTTAAGGGATTTTTACGATTTGGAATCCATCTGGGCTGAAGCTCCAAAAGTGAAGTGGCAAAAAGCGAAGCCAGCAAAATCAAAGTAA
- the xerD gene encoding site-specific tyrosine recombinase XerD, giving the protein MENSIKQFLAYLNVECGLSNNTLSAYRSDLVKFTEYLKGQGITSPSGISPEDIMRFMEACRNRGASHTSLARYLSSIKMLFKFLSSQGTIKGDATMLLDTPKIWHRIPDVMSYPVIQKLLDAPDTKKPLGIRDRAILETMYATGMRVSEVVNMKTIDLSLEGGYLRCIGKGQKERVVPIGEEAIKYVKLYLDKVRPNLKKEKRPYENLFLDRIGKPLRRETIWKMIHRYGLLAGIKEKLHPHILRHSFATHLLEGGADLRYVQEMLGHSNIATTQIYTHVDKERLKAIHKKFHPRA; this is encoded by the coding sequence ATGGAAAACTCAATAAAGCAGTTTCTCGCTTATCTTAACGTTGAATGCGGTTTATCCAACAATACGCTTTCCGCCTACCGCAGTGATCTGGTAAAGTTTACCGAATACCTTAAAGGGCAGGGAATAACGAGCCCATCCGGAATATCTCCCGAAGATATCATGCGTTTCATGGAAGCCTGCAGAAATCGAGGCGCTTCGCATACTTCGCTGGCAAGGTATCTAAGCTCTATCAAGATGCTTTTCAAATTCCTCTCTTCACAGGGCACGATAAAAGGAGATGCGACTATGCTTTTGGATACGCCTAAAATCTGGCACCGGATACCGGATGTCATGTCTTATCCTGTTATCCAAAAACTGCTAGATGCGCCGGATACCAAGAAACCTTTAGGGATACGAGACCGGGCAATCCTGGAAACTATGTATGCCACCGGGATGAGAGTTTCTGAAGTGGTCAATATGAAAACCATTGACTTAAGCCTTGAAGGAGGCTATTTACGCTGCATCGGCAAAGGACAGAAAGAACGCGTCGTGCCAATCGGCGAAGAAGCGATTAAATATGTCAAACTCTACCTTGATAAAGTGAGACCTAATTTAAAGAAAGAAAAACGGCCTTATGAAAACCTGTTTCTGGACAGGATAGGCAAGCCTTTAAGGAGGGAAACAATCTGGAAGATGATTCACCGTTATGGATTACTTGCCGGGATTAAAGAGAAACTGCATCCGCATATCCTGAGGCATTCATTTGCCACCCATTTATTGGAAGGCGGAGCGGATTTGAGATATGTCCAGGAGATGCTGGGACATTCCAATATCGCCACTACCCAGATTTATACCCACGTGGATAAGGAAAGGCTGAAGGCAATCCATAAGAAATTCCATCCGCGGGCTTAA
- a CDS encoding glycosyltransferase family 4 protein — protein sequence MKIALVIYHYSDSKGGVERYVSDLSKGLIKLRNEVHIFCHTIDVPVPKEIIFHQVPISGKFYSPLKLASFAENSARLLKKEKFDVIQGFGRTYYQDILRFGSGIHWEYLKQRHPSMANPIGRFIQLINPHNRAIMHLERKSLLPGNYKKVICISNLVKREIQRYYNVPEYDITVIYNGIDPERFTPDNRTKYRDSIRKELNITEKDLMALFVGSGFERKGLRYAIEGIARVDKEIPIKLVVIGNGATGKYKFLADIKGIGDKVIFAGTKSNIEQYYAASDIFIFPSLYDAFGTAVLEAMASGLPSLVSNQSGASEVVFHGTDSFIINPHKTDELTKYLTDLSNPARRENIGNAARQTALKYSFVNNLNSTLEVYKKIT from the coding sequence ATGAAAATCGCGCTAGTAATCTATCACTATTCCGACTCCAAAGGCGGGGTGGAAAGATATGTATCTGATTTAAGCAAAGGATTAATTAAACTAAGGAATGAAGTCCATATCTTTTGCCATACGATTGACGTCCCTGTCCCAAAAGAGATAATCTTCCACCAGGTGCCGATATCCGGTAAGTTCTATTCTCCGTTAAAACTTGCATCTTTTGCCGAGAATTCCGCGCGCCTGCTAAAGAAAGAAAAGTTCGATGTCATCCAAGGATTCGGCAGGACATATTACCAAGATATTCTCCGTTTCGGGAGTGGAATTCACTGGGAATACCTGAAACAAAGGCATCCATCAATGGCTAACCCAATCGGCAGGTTTATACAATTGATTAATCCGCATAACCGGGCGATTATGCACTTGGAAAGGAAATCACTCCTGCCGGGCAACTATAAAAAGGTTATCTGTATTTCCAACCTGGTCAAGCGCGAAATCCAGCGATATTATAATGTGCCGGAATACGATATCACGGTGATTTATAACGGGATAGACCCGGAACGCTTTACGCCGGACAACCGCACCAAATACCGCGATTCAATCCGCAAGGAACTTAATATAACCGAGAAAGACTTAATGGCGCTTTTTGTCGGATCGGGATTCGAGCGCAAGGGATTGCGGTATGCCATAGAAGGAATCGCCAGGGTGGATAAAGAAATCCCGATTAAACTGGTTGTCATCGGGAATGGCGCGACAGGTAAATATAAATTCCTGGCAGATATAAAAGGTATAGGAGACAAAGTCATTTTTGCGGGGACAAAATCAAATATCGAGCAATACTATGCCGCATCGGATATTTTTATATTTCCGAGCCTATACGATGCCTTTGGTACGGCGGTATTGGAAGCAATGGCAAGCGGATTGCCAAGCCTGGTGAGCAATCAATCCGGCGCTTCAGAAGTAGTCTTCCACGGAACCGATTCCTTTATAATAAATCCTCATAAGACTGATGAGCTTACCAAATATCTCACTGACTTATCCAACCCTGCCCGCCGGGAGAATATAGGTAATGCCGCGCGCCAAACAGCGTTAAAGTATTCATTCGTAAACAACCTTAATTCTACTTTGGAAGTTTATAAGAAAATTACATAA
- the waaF gene encoding lipopolysaccharide heptosyltransferase II, with the protein MEPQKILISLPNWLGDIVMSIPTIKGMRWLFPESHLAVLVHSNFAQIFKHNPDINEIIIHTRGEGWRKIFGSFKMAKDVRKKRFDMALILPRSFNSALVTFMSNIPERIGYEGDSRGLFLTKSLPRKDDVIKQHRVYYFLNLLNIFNKPVPFSAPRLYSGTEEEQWADGLLKRLNIPSKALLIGFNAGASHGKAKCWLPENYIELALKLINFYDAYILLLGGPAETRLNSRILKKVPKDKVIDLSGQTDILQLASLLKRCRLLVTNDTGPMHMAAALTTPVVAIFGSTDPVTTSPFERRHALIYKKVSCSPCHKRICPIDHKCMTQITAGEVFEACQAMLKNYI; encoded by the coding sequence ATGGAACCGCAAAAGATATTGATAAGCCTGCCTAATTGGCTGGGCGATATCGTGATGAGCATCCCAACCATCAAAGGAATGCGGTGGCTCTTTCCGGAAAGCCATCTGGCGGTGTTGGTCCATTCTAATTTCGCCCAGATATTTAAGCATAATCCCGATATCAATGAAATAATCATCCACACGCGCGGCGAGGGATGGAGAAAAATCTTCGGCAGTTTTAAAATGGCAAAAGATGTAAGGAAAAAGCGGTTCGATATGGCGCTGATTCTGCCCCGCTCCTTCAACTCCGCTCTGGTAACCTTCATGAGCAATATCCCGGAACGGATCGGCTATGAAGGTGACTCCCGCGGGCTCTTCCTGACCAAATCACTGCCGCGCAAGGATGACGTTATAAAACAACACCGTGTATATTATTTCCTGAACCTCTTGAATATATTTAACAAACCCGTCCCTTTTTCCGCCCCGCGCCTATACAGCGGCACGGAAGAAGAGCAATGGGCCGACGGCCTATTGAAACGCTTGAATATCCCCTCAAAGGCATTGCTCATCGGATTCAATGCCGGTGCCTCGCACGGGAAAGCGAAATGCTGGCTGCCGGAAAACTATATCGAATTAGCCCTTAAACTGATTAACTTTTACGACGCCTATATTTTACTCCTCGGCGGACCGGCCGAAACAAGGCTGAACTCCCGGATACTTAAAAAAGTTCCTAAGGATAAGGTAATTGATCTGTCGGGGCAGACGGATATTTTACAGCTGGCTTCGCTCCTCAAGCGCTGCCGTTTGCTGGTCACCAACGATACCGGCCCCATGCACATGGCCGCAGCTTTAACCACCCCGGTGGTAGCGATTTTCGGCTCGACCGACCCGGTAACGACCTCGCCTTTTGAACGCAGGCATGCCCTAATTTATAAAAAAGTATCATGCAGTCCATGCCATAAGCGCATCTGCCCGATTGACCATAAATGCATGACGCAAATAACGGCCGGCGAAGTGTTTGAAGCCTGCCAGGCAATGCTAAAAAATTACATATAA
- a CDS encoding methylmalonyl-CoA mutase family protein has product MSVKITSKAAHAKQFKTLSAIEVKDIYMPSDMPPETDLGSPGLSPFTRGVHPTMYTGKLWTMRQYAGFGTAEETNKRYKFLLKGGQTGLSVAFDLPTQNGYDSDHDMSLGEVGKCGVAVSSLEDMETLFADIPLDKVSVSMTINASCAVILGMYLVLAERKGIKPEFLNGTVQNDILKEYIARGAYIYPPGPSMRLVVDTIEYCMKNVPRWNYISVSGYHIREAGATAIQEIAFTLTNGIAYVEACNGRGLDINQIGNRLSFFFNAHNDLLEEVAKFRAARRLWAKIMKERFGATDPRAMMLRFHTQTAGCSLTAQQPDNNVTRVALQAMAAVLGGTQSLHTNSRDEALALPTEKSAKIALRTQQLVAYESGVTKAVDPLGGSYYIEHLTSQLAKQGEAYIRRIDEMGGALKAVENGFYQKEISLSAYQYQKQVENRERIVVGVNDFTDETTDKKARLKILKVNQAMQKKQITKLAQYKKRRNNKKIESYLDALKSSAKGSDNLMPLIIEAIKAEATLGEICGTLREIFGEHKGASIF; this is encoded by the coding sequence ATGTCAGTCAAAATAACGTCAAAGGCCGCGCACGCGAAGCAATTCAAGACGTTATCCGCAATAGAAGTTAAAGATATATACATGCCGTCCGATATGCCTCCGGAAACCGATTTAGGTTCGCCCGGTTTATCCCCATTCACCCGAGGTGTCCATCCGACTATGTATACCGGCAAGCTTTGGACGATGCGCCAATACGCCGGGTTCGGCACGGCAGAGGAAACCAACAAGCGCTATAAATTTCTTCTAAAAGGCGGGCAGACAGGCCTTTCGGTTGCCTTTGACCTGCCTACACAAAATGGATATGATTCAGACCATGACATGAGCTTGGGCGAAGTTGGCAAATGCGGGGTGGCAGTAAGTTCGTTAGAGGATATGGAAACGCTATTTGCGGATATCCCGCTTGATAAGGTCAGTGTCTCCATGACCATAAATGCATCCTGCGCGGTGATTTTAGGGATGTATCTGGTCTTGGCCGAGCGTAAAGGGATAAAACCGGAGTTCCTTAACGGCACGGTCCAGAATGATATTTTAAAGGAATATATCGCCCGCGGTGCTTATATCTATCCGCCGGGTCCTTCCATGAGGTTGGTTGTGGATACAATAGAATATTGCATGAAGAACGTTCCCCGCTGGAATTATATCAGTGTCAGCGGTTATCATATCCGGGAAGCTGGGGCAACCGCAATTCAGGAAATTGCTTTTACCCTAACTAACGGCATTGCCTATGTCGAAGCTTGTAATGGCAGAGGCCTGGATATCAACCAGATAGGCAATCGCCTGTCATTTTTCTTTAATGCGCATAATGATTTGCTGGAAGAAGTCGCCAAGTTCCGCGCGGCGCGCCGTCTTTGGGCAAAGATTATGAAGGAGCGATTCGGCGCCACAGACCCGCGGGCGATGATGTTGAGGTTCCATACCCAGACAGCCGGTTGTTCTTTGACCGCGCAGCAACCTGATAATAATGTTACCAGGGTCGCGCTTCAGGCGATGGCGGCAGTCTTGGGAGGGACGCAGAGCCTCCATACCAATTCACGCGATGAGGCGTTGGCGCTTCCCACGGAAAAATCCGCTAAAATCGCCTTGCGCACCCAGCAGCTGGTGGCTTATGAATCAGGTGTGACCAAAGCGGTTGACCCTTTGGGCGGGTCGTATTATATCGAGCATCTTACAAGCCAGCTGGCAAAGCAGGGTGAAGCATATATCAGGCGGATAGACGAGATGGGCGGTGCGCTTAAGGCGGTGGAAAACGGATTCTACCAGAAAGAAATCAGCTTAAGCGCTTATCAATACCAGAAACAAGTGGAAAACCGCGAACGGATAGTCGTTGGGGTAAACGATTTTACCGACGAAACCACGGATAAGAAAGCACGCCTGAAAATACTGAAAGTCAACCAGGCAATGCAGAAGAAGCAAATAACCAAACTCGCCCAATATAAAAAGAGGCGGAATAATAAAAAGATAGAATCGTATTTAGACGCTTTGAAAAGTTCTGCCAAAGGCAGCGATAATCTGATGCCTTTGATAATAGAAGCGATAAAAGCTGAAGCAACCTTAGGGGAAATTTGCGGCACCCTGCGAGAGATTTTCGGAGAACATAAAGGCGCTTCTATTTTTTAA